The proteins below are encoded in one region of Vicinamibacterales bacterium:
- a CDS encoding NAD(P)H-dependent oxidoreductase: MGIETAVVCLGDYHLEPCRGCRACFAKGEEFCPLEDDRGMLLAKMKDADRVVLASPNYCFEGGP; the protein is encoded by the coding sequence ATGGGGATCGAGACCGCGGTGGTTTGCCTGGGCGATTATCACCTCGAACCGTGCCGGGGTTGCAGGGCGTGCTTTGCGAAGGGCGAGGAGTTCTGCCCGCTCGAGGACGACCGGGGCATGCTGCTCGCAAAGATGAAGGACGCCGACCGAGTCGTCCTCGCCTCGCCGAACTACTGCTTCGAAGGCGGTCCATAG